A region from the Nocardia terpenica genome encodes:
- a CDS encoding TetR/AcrR family transcriptional regulator encodes MVVGLSTHGDDRRGVGSRRRPVQARALETREQIVEATAQVLAREGYDGLTTNAVAARAGVGVGTLYRYFVDKDDLFSAVLSRTGAHIQNRFDTIFTVRSADSEGREIRHAINAIGLAVLDAVSEHRDVVQILTQQVSASSNLLLGPVEDATARITRGLYFSHHRPGTDYDRGVVDLVIDTVSGLLASTCFKLAATDHTTDTAQKTVHILTNSLNHVLTHAIHQVSHHPATE; translated from the coding sequence ATGGTCGTTGGTTTGTCCACCCACGGCGACGATAGGCGCGGCGTCGGGAGCCGACGCCGCCCGGTGCAGGCACGGGCGCTCGAGACGCGAGAGCAGATTGTGGAGGCGACCGCTCAGGTGCTGGCCCGGGAGGGTTACGACGGGTTGACCACGAATGCGGTCGCCGCTCGCGCCGGTGTCGGAGTCGGTACCCTGTACCGGTATTTCGTCGACAAAGACGACCTGTTCTCGGCCGTGCTGTCCCGGACCGGCGCACATATCCAGAACAGATTCGACACCATTTTCACGGTCAGATCGGCCGACAGCGAGGGCCGCGAGATTCGGCACGCGATCAACGCGATCGGCCTGGCCGTTCTCGACGCCGTATCCGAACATCGTGACGTGGTTCAGATCCTGACCCAGCAGGTGTCCGCGAGCAGCAATCTCCTGCTCGGTCCCGTCGAAGACGCGACGGCCCGCATTACCCGAGGGCTCTACTTCTCCCACCATCGACCGGGAACAGATTACGACCGCGGCGTCGTCGATCTCGTCATCGACACCGTCTCGGGCCTGCTCGCGTCAACATGCTTCAAACTCGCCGCCACCGACCACACCACCGACACCGCCCAAAAGACCGTCCACATTCTCACCAACTCCCTGAACCATGTGCTGACTCACGCAATCCATCAAGTCTCCCACCATCCCGCGACGGAGTAA
- a CDS encoding MarR family winged helix-turn-helix transcriptional regulator, which produces MTGTQLGRRPAEIALAEIGADEFGLAPAQFLVLQDLFLNGHSSISEIAGRAGLAQSRVSTSAREFVDRGWARTTADPADGRKTLAELTDEVKAAGAQRRVDRADLTLAQALSGVTAVERHELIQALDRLHRLLVSDDAPRRFPDAAAR; this is translated from the coding sequence GTGACAGGGACGCAACTCGGCCGACGGCCGGCCGAGATCGCGCTGGCCGAGATCGGCGCCGACGAGTTCGGCCTGGCGCCGGCGCAGTTTCTGGTGCTGCAGGATCTGTTCCTCAACGGGCACAGCAGCATCAGCGAAATCGCGGGGCGGGCGGGTTTGGCGCAGAGTCGGGTGTCGACCAGTGCGCGTGAGTTCGTCGATCGGGGTTGGGCGCGCACCACCGCCGATCCGGCCGACGGTCGCAAGACCCTGGCGGAGCTCACCGACGAAGTGAAGGCCGCGGGCGCGCAGCGCCGGGTCGATCGAGCCGACCTCACTCTCGCGCAAGCCTTGTCGGGTGTGACCGCCGTCGAGCGCCACGAACTGATCCAGGCACTGGACCGGTTGCATCGGCTGCTCGTTTCGGACGACGCGCCCCGCAGATTCCCGGACGCTGCCGCCCGCTGA
- a CDS encoding ABC transporter ATP-binding protein codes for MWSYVRDGRLVLVLLLFLQFASQSAALVQPLVINKVLGALQSGESLRTPVVLMAVAALSSIVLSMVAKYALERFGHRLTLGIRLDLVSRILRARVPDLENCSTGDTLSRFAGDTTLLQGALSSAMVNILAAPLALAVACVLMSTIDPLMLLVVLMMLVPAAVADWFCWKLLYRRTGRLQDRLGHMMGALQRVMVSFRTVKAFAVEDREEGVLRGYAEQAYRTGIEAARIEAVADGIAKVSIELVFLAALVLGIARVSAGALTVPELVAFLLYVVYLRNPISLFGGAASVLAAGLAAIRRIEQIRCLSAEVSETDTVDGASPHPPGVRLEGVGFTYGGRRILTDVSFEAHRGLTLLVGPSGAGKTTVLSLIERFHEVERGRILLDRTDIRRYSRRHLRHRIAYVEQDAALLGDTVRAALRYGAPDAGTTDVMAALRAVDLHEWIDSLPQGLDTPVGERGISMSGGQRQRIAVARALLRKADVLILDEATSQLDGRTERKLFRTIIGEARIRTVIAVTHRLSVATDARQIVVLDQGRVHAIGPHHQLLQTSELYRQLTAGTAENVPRHPPTVVPNFS; via the coding sequence ATGTGGAGTTATGTCCGGGATGGTCGGCTGGTCCTGGTCCTTCTTCTGTTCCTGCAGTTCGCATCCCAAAGCGCCGCGCTGGTACAGCCGCTGGTGATCAACAAGGTCCTCGGTGCTCTCCAGTCCGGGGAGAGCCTGCGGACGCCCGTGGTGCTCATGGCAGTTGCCGCACTGTCCAGCATCGTGCTGTCGATGGTGGCCAAGTACGCGCTCGAACGCTTCGGCCACCGGCTGACCCTCGGTATCCGCCTGGACCTGGTGTCGCGCATTCTCCGTGCCCGCGTCCCGGATCTCGAGAACTGCTCGACCGGCGACACGCTGTCCCGCTTCGCGGGTGATACCACGCTCCTGCAAGGCGCTCTGTCGAGCGCGATGGTCAACATCCTGGCCGCGCCGCTGGCCCTCGCCGTGGCCTGCGTCCTGATGTCGACGATCGACCCGCTGATGCTCCTGGTCGTGCTGATGATGCTCGTGCCGGCCGCGGTCGCCGACTGGTTCTGCTGGAAACTGCTGTACCGGAGGACGGGGCGGCTGCAGGATCGACTCGGCCACATGATGGGTGCCCTGCAGCGGGTCATGGTGAGTTTCCGGACGGTCAAGGCGTTCGCCGTCGAGGATCGTGAGGAAGGGGTCCTTCGCGGCTACGCCGAGCAGGCGTATCGGACAGGCATCGAGGCCGCTCGGATCGAGGCGGTGGCCGACGGAATCGCCAAGGTCTCGATCGAGCTGGTGTTCCTCGCCGCTCTCGTGCTCGGCATCGCCCGAGTCTCCGCGGGTGCCCTCACCGTGCCCGAGCTGGTGGCGTTCCTGCTGTACGTGGTGTACCTCCGGAACCCGATCTCCCTGTTCGGCGGTGCGGCCTCCGTGCTGGCGGCGGGATTGGCGGCGATCCGGCGGATCGAGCAAATCCGTTGCCTCTCGGCCGAAGTGAGCGAGACCGACACAGTGGACGGGGCATCGCCGCACCCGCCCGGGGTCCGGCTGGAGGGGGTCGGTTTCACCTACGGCGGCAGGCGGATTCTGACCGACGTGTCCTTCGAGGCGCACCGTGGTCTCACGCTGCTCGTGGGTCCCTCGGGCGCAGGCAAGACCACCGTGCTCAGCTTGATCGAGCGATTCCACGAAGTGGAGCGAGGACGAATCCTCCTGGACCGGACCGACATTCGCCGCTATTCGCGACGGCATCTCCGCCACCGGATCGCCTACGTCGAACAGGATGCGGCCTTGCTCGGGGATACTGTCCGCGCGGCGTTGCGCTACGGTGCACCCGATGCGGGCACCACCGACGTGATGGCCGCCCTGCGGGCCGTCGACCTGCACGAGTGGATCGACTCGCTGCCCCAGGGGCTCGACACACCGGTTGGGGAGCGCGGTATCTCCATGTCCGGCGGTCAGCGGCAACGGATTGCGGTAGCGAGAGCTCTGCTGCGCAAGGCGGATGTCCTGATTCTCGACGAGGCAACCTCGCAGTTGGACGGTCGCACGGAACGGAAGCTGTTCCGAACCATCATCGGGGAAGCCAGAATCCGCACCGTCATCGCCGTGACACACCGGCTGAGCGTGGCCACGGATGCTCGACAGATTGTGGTCCTGGATCAGGGCCGGGTGCATGCGATCGGCCCGCATCACCAGCTGTTGCAGACCAGCGAGCTGTACCGGCAGCTGACCGCCGGAACCGCGGAGAACGTGCCCCGGCATCCCCCAACTGTCGTTCCCAACTTCTCCTGA
- a CDS encoding alpha/beta fold hydrolase yields the protein MVEHLRLGNADIAFWDEGDGEPILLVHASFGADWFAPVARMLPEYRVLRTHRAGYGRSRDLSHTLGLADHAEHLAEVLGSTGIEQAHVVGHSSGATIALQLAASHPRLVRSMVLLEPAAPAAPDEPRGQVIADAIAAARSGDLDRAFDLFLGSVMSPGYRDVLSRALGVAGLAESVRSGGYFFECEMAALVGWDAVGLETLEQPALLVDGGAGEYLGSPYRARNRALAGRLRNAVRLTLPGLSHALPLENPCLVARTIRDFVGRYPIAGSADAPLV from the coding sequence ATGGTCGAGCATCTTCGATTGGGGAATGCGGACATCGCGTTCTGGGACGAGGGCGACGGTGAGCCGATTCTGTTGGTGCACGCATCCTTCGGTGCCGACTGGTTCGCGCCGGTTGCCCGGATGCTGCCCGAGTACCGGGTCCTGCGCACCCACCGAGCAGGCTACGGCCGCAGCCGGGACCTGAGCCACACCCTCGGCCTGGCCGACCACGCCGAACATCTCGCCGAAGTCCTGGGCTCGACGGGGATCGAGCAGGCCCATGTGGTGGGTCATTCCAGCGGCGCAACCATCGCGCTGCAACTGGCCGCCTCGCACCCGCGGCTGGTGCGGTCGATGGTGTTGCTGGAACCGGCGGCTCCGGCTGCCCCCGACGAGCCCCGCGGCCAAGTGATAGCCGATGCCATCGCGGCGGCCCGAAGCGGGGATCTGGACCGGGCTTTCGACCTGTTCCTGGGTAGTGTGATGAGCCCGGGTTATCGCGATGTGCTCAGCCGGGCCCTAGGTGTCGCCGGCCTGGCGGAGTCGGTCCGCAGCGGCGGGTACTTCTTCGAGTGCGAAATGGCCGCACTGGTCGGCTGGGACGCGGTCGGCCTGGAGACCCTCGAACAACCCGCACTGCTGGTGGACGGCGGTGCAGGTGAGTATCTCGGCAGCCCCTATCGCGCCCGCAACCGAGCGCTCGCCGGTCGGCTCCGTAATGCCGTCCGGCTGACCCTGCCTGGTCTCAGCCACGCACTGCCGCTGGAGAATCCGTGCCTCGTCGCACGAACCATCCGGGATTTCGTCGGCCGGTATCCCATTGCCGGATCCGCCGACGCACCATTGGTCTGA
- a CDS encoding cytochrome P450 family protein — MNNKVSPPPDVPDLFSDPFHGDQYSTYRSLREQQSVCRAQYTTDSPAWLVTTYDESKTLLQDNRLQRNDCGIAAGESLPKAAIPEGIQRYFENILARRDTPHHTRLRKVVARHFTAQHVRALRPRITRVIDQAVDRLGEHDGSVDLMEHFADPLPARVLGELLDLDPEDRDDLVVHTQAVRTNRPDQPDDPLRPMVDFASRLLRLRREKPGDDLVSDMVRAHDEGRLDETELLTLLISLLLAGLDATSSLIGTAVYTLLTHPRQLELLRRQPALTTPAVEEVLRYRCPLELAARRFTQEPVEVDGVRIPQGQTVQVVLAAANRDPQRFPDPDRFDITRQDTSHLAFGYGAHFCVGAPLGRAVAEIALTALVQRFPGLALAACPAEITWRPSFLRAPTELSVRLR; from the coding sequence GTGAACAACAAGGTATCGCCGCCGCCGGACGTTCCGGATCTGTTCAGCGACCCGTTCCACGGCGACCAATATTCCACGTATCGTTCGCTGCGCGAGCAGCAGTCCGTTTGCCGGGCGCAGTACACGACGGACAGCCCGGCGTGGCTTGTGACCACCTACGACGAGTCCAAGACCCTGCTGCAGGACAATCGCCTGCAGCGCAACGACTGCGGTATCGCCGCCGGGGAATCACTCCCGAAAGCCGCCATTCCCGAAGGCATCCAACGATACTTCGAAAACATTCTGGCTCGCCGCGATACACCGCACCACACACGGTTGCGCAAAGTGGTGGCGCGTCACTTCACCGCACAGCACGTCCGCGCCCTGCGACCCCGGATCACACGGGTAATCGACCAGGCCGTGGACCGGCTCGGCGAACACGACGGCAGCGTGGACCTGATGGAACACTTCGCCGATCCGCTACCCGCCCGGGTGCTGGGGGAACTACTCGATCTCGACCCGGAAGACCGCGATGATCTCGTCGTGCATACGCAGGCGGTGCGCACCAATCGTCCCGATCAGCCGGACGACCCGCTACGTCCCATGGTGGACTTCGCGTCCCGGCTGCTCCGACTGCGCCGGGAGAAGCCGGGTGACGACCTGGTATCGGACATGGTCCGGGCCCACGACGAAGGCCGGTTGGATGAGACCGAACTCCTCACTCTGCTCATTTCGCTGCTCCTGGCCGGTCTCGATGCGACGAGCAGCCTGATCGGTACCGCGGTCTACACCCTGCTCACTCATCCCCGGCAACTGGAGCTGCTCCGGAGACAACCCGCGCTGACCACTCCGGCGGTCGAGGAGGTGCTGCGGTACCGTTGCCCGCTCGAGCTGGCGGCCCGCCGCTTCACCCAGGAACCCGTGGAGGTCGACGGGGTGCGAATCCCGCAGGGCCAGACCGTCCAGGTCGTGCTCGCCGCGGCCAATCGCGACCCGCAGCGGTTCCCCGATCCGGACCGGTTCGATATCACGCGACAGGACACCTCGCACCTGGCGTTCGGCTACGGCGCACACTTCTGCGTCGGCGCCCCCCTGGGGCGAGCGGTCGCCGAGATCGCGCTGACGGCCCTCGTGCAGCGCTTCCCCGGTCTGGCCTTGGCCGCCTGTCCCGCCGAGATCACTTGGCGCCCTTCCTTTCTCCGCGCGCCCACCGAGCTTTCCGTTCGTCTCCGATGA
- a CDS encoding lasso RiPP family leader peptide-containing protein has translation MQQESVYESPVLFKVGTFEYDTQGWYGSQWDGPTGQRD, from the coding sequence ATGCAGCAGGAATCGGTCTACGAGTCGCCCGTGCTTTTCAAGGTCGGCACTTTCGAGTACGACACCCAGGGCTGGTATGGCTCCCAGTGGGACGGCCCGACCGGACAGCGCGACTGA
- a CDS encoding lasso peptide biosynthesis PqqD family chaperone, with translation MTTDDEGTVLLDEHTGAYWQLNSSGSLVLSILLAGGTPQEATKQLADRYAIDHGRAAHDVTDLVNHLREAGLVTI, from the coding sequence ATGACAACCGACGACGAGGGCACGGTGCTCCTCGATGAGCACACCGGCGCCTACTGGCAGCTCAATTCCAGCGGCTCGCTCGTGCTGAGCATTCTCCTGGCCGGTGGCACACCGCAGGAGGCCACGAAGCAGTTGGCCGACCGCTACGCCATCGACCACGGCCGCGCGGCCCACGACGTCACCGATCTGGTGAACCATCTGCGAGAAGCGGGACTGGTGACCATATGA
- a CDS encoding asparagine synthase-related protein — MAVIGQSAVTAARLAETAGRMGDIGDLDRLATTLPGSFHLVAAVGNRIRVQGSASGFRRVFATTVGGTVIAADRADVLARLGSGELDNRWLAARLVDPGIPHPACDATPWRDVRAVPAGHYLLIEATGRSRVVRWWSPPEPSLSLPEGAAVLREALATAVSIRLDAVPVQAPIGCDLSGGFDSTSLCFLAKPRWNDLIAITSTSVDEGDDDAMWAQAAARDLPGVQRLVVAPDHRPRQFADILRPSGSDEPYPGLRGQAQSLALADRLVTGGCTVQLTGHGGDEVVWTRRAYLYDLARTRPWLFYRHFRGHRILRRWPARSAARVLCDRRDYAAWLGDEAAQLRAPAPPDGPAGWGPPLRLPFWATPAAAEAAEALLAVAADGAEPLSSSRGQHEALALVQTAGRFSRLDAQVVAEAGLTRACPFLDDRVVEACLAVRAHERTSPWRYKPLLAEAMRGIVPEPLLQRRTKADTGVEVAAGFRHHGAELLALCDDSLLVRYGLVDARRLRTAVSQACAGATLRPVLVQTLACETWLRSISSETDIGKG, encoded by the coding sequence GTGGCGGTGATCGGCCAGAGCGCCGTCACCGCCGCACGGCTCGCCGAAACGGCGGGCCGCATGGGCGACATCGGCGATCTGGACCGGCTCGCTACGACATTGCCGGGCAGCTTCCACCTGGTGGCCGCCGTCGGTAACCGAATCCGGGTGCAGGGCAGTGCTTCCGGGTTCCGGCGGGTCTTCGCCACGACGGTCGGCGGCACGGTGATCGCCGCCGACCGCGCGGATGTGCTCGCCCGACTGGGCTCCGGCGAATTGGACAACCGTTGGCTGGCCGCCCGTTTGGTGGACCCGGGCATACCGCACCCGGCATGCGATGCCACCCCGTGGCGCGACGTGCGCGCTGTGCCCGCGGGCCATTATCTGCTGATCGAAGCCACCGGACGGAGCCGCGTCGTGCGGTGGTGGAGCCCGCCCGAGCCGAGCCTCTCGCTACCGGAAGGTGCCGCCGTGTTGCGCGAGGCCCTGGCGACCGCGGTATCCATTCGTCTCGATGCGGTCCCGGTGCAGGCGCCGATCGGCTGCGATCTGTCGGGGGGATTCGACTCCACGTCACTGTGTTTCCTGGCGAAGCCACGGTGGAACGACCTGATCGCCATCACCAGTACCAGCGTGGACGAGGGCGATGACGATGCGATGTGGGCGCAGGCCGCGGCTCGTGACCTTCCCGGTGTGCAACGGCTCGTGGTGGCGCCGGACCATCGCCCGCGGCAGTTCGCCGACATCCTGCGGCCCAGCGGGTCCGACGAGCCGTACCCCGGCCTGCGGGGACAGGCGCAGTCGTTGGCGCTGGCGGATCGGCTGGTCACCGGCGGCTGCACGGTCCAGCTCACCGGGCACGGCGGCGACGAGGTCGTCTGGACGCGCCGCGCCTACCTGTACGATCTGGCCCGCACCCGGCCATGGCTATTCTATCGGCACTTTCGCGGGCATCGGATTCTGCGCCGGTGGCCGGCGAGGTCCGCCGCGCGGGTGCTGTGCGACCGCCGCGACTACGCCGCGTGGCTCGGCGATGAGGCAGCACAGCTGCGCGCGCCTGCGCCGCCCGACGGCCCGGCCGGCTGGGGACCGCCGCTGCGCCTGCCGTTTTGGGCGACACCGGCCGCCGCCGAAGCGGCCGAGGCTCTGCTGGCCGTCGCCGCGGACGGTGCCGAGCCGCTGTCGTCGTCGCGAGGACAGCACGAGGCGCTCGCTCTCGTCCAGACCGCCGGCCGCTTCTCCCGCCTCGACGCGCAGGTGGTGGCGGAGGCCGGCCTGACGCGGGCGTGCCCATTCCTCGACGACCGTGTCGTCGAAGCGTGCCTGGCGGTACGGGCACACGAGCGCACCAGCCCCTGGCGGTACAAGCCGCTGCTGGCCGAGGCGATGCGCGGCATCGTCCCGGAGCCGCTGTTGCAACGCAGAACCAAGGCGGACACCGGTGTGGAGGTGGCTGCCGGATTCCGCCATCACGGGGCGGAACTGCTTGCGCTGTGCGACGACTCGCTGCTGGTCCGGTACGGCCTGGTGGACGCCCGCCGGTTGCGCACGGCGGTGTCCCAGGCGTGCGCCGGCGCCACGCTCCGCCCGGTTCTCGTGCAGACGCTTGCGTGCGAGACCTGGCTGCGTTCGATCAGCAGTGAAACCGACATCGGAAAAGGGTGA
- a CDS encoding lasso peptide biosynthesis B2 protein — MSGPVVLPLDAEPRLRRRLVAHLAIAAARLLAHQPPRRIRAVLTVVRVGAAPATPAQALAARDTVTGTSMMCAGPYCLPRSLATALLCRLHGTWPTWCAGVRTGPFAAHAWVEVDSEPIGEPTSAGYYRALMTVPPLTTGSAVAHRLSAPVRLGGCR; from the coding sequence ATGAGCGGGCCCGTCGTCCTCCCCCTCGACGCCGAGCCACGGCTACGCCGTCGCCTCGTGGCACATCTGGCAATCGCTGCCGCCCGCCTGTTGGCCCACCAGCCACCCCGTCGTATCCGCGCCGTCCTGACGGTGGTGCGGGTCGGCGCGGCACCCGCAACACCCGCCCAGGCGCTCGCAGCACGTGACACCGTGACCGGCACGAGCATGATGTGCGCGGGCCCGTACTGCTTGCCCCGCTCCCTGGCCACCGCACTGCTCTGCCGACTCCATGGCACCTGGCCCACATGGTGTGCCGGGGTGCGCACCGGCCCCTTCGCCGCCCACGCCTGGGTTGAGGTCGACAGCGAGCCGATAGGGGAACCGACCAGCGCCGGATACTACCGCGCCCTCATGACCGTGCCCCCGCTGACGACCGGTTCGGCCGTCGCACACAGGCTTTCGGCACCCGTACGGCTCGGGGGCTGTAGATAG
- a CDS encoding LysR family transcriptional regulator — MAGFPEDIETGRQATGTKVVTGAVSADMSEVQMDWLDLTAFCEVAKHASFTKAAERMHLTQPVLSTRIRRLERMLGVELLHRSTRRVTLSQPGHRLLRHVQGLRQSWHHAVADVTRGDIRFTVATTIPELCSLAAATNHHFPHLRVEYELRIPGTALPAVGAGFDAVQGADPLFHNVVPPAQVEIGTIVHEPVWVMLSEQHPLAAHSRIRLHALSDEAWIEAPESSDELIAICIEAGFVPDIRYRSRTLPAVDLIQACNAVSLIQARVPAPAGCVTRPLDIDVRRHIFYAWHSGTPQSIVRFQYDFLRAGYRKLAFRNPAYRQFIESEPQRFAELHNTV; from the coding sequence TTGGCAGGCTTTCCTGAAGATATCGAAACGGGTCGACAAGCAACAGGAACGAAAGTTGTCACCGGCGCAGTGAGCGCCGACATGTCCGAGGTACAGATGGACTGGCTCGACCTGACGGCATTCTGCGAGGTCGCGAAACACGCGAGTTTCACCAAGGCCGCGGAGCGGATGCACCTTACCCAGCCCGTACTCAGCACGCGAATACGGAGACTCGAGCGAATGCTCGGAGTGGAGCTGTTGCACCGCTCCACCCGGCGCGTCACATTATCGCAACCGGGCCACCGGCTGCTCCGGCACGTACAGGGTTTGCGGCAGAGTTGGCACCACGCCGTCGCCGACGTGACGAGGGGCGACATCCGCTTTACGGTCGCCACCACCATCCCGGAACTGTGTTCATTGGCAGCGGCCACGAACCATCATTTCCCTCATCTGCGAGTCGAATACGAACTCCGCATCCCGGGCACGGCCCTGCCCGCTGTCGGCGCCGGATTCGACGCCGTTCAGGGGGCCGATCCGCTGTTTCACAATGTCGTCCCGCCAGCGCAGGTGGAGATCGGCACAATCGTCCACGAACCCGTGTGGGTCATGCTGTCCGAGCAGCACCCGCTTGCCGCCCACAGCCGGATCCGGCTGCATGCGCTGAGCGACGAGGCATGGATCGAGGCACCGGAATCCAGCGATGAGCTCATAGCGATCTGTATAGAAGCCGGATTCGTTCCCGACATTCGCTACCGCAGCAGGACCCTGCCGGCGGTGGACCTGATACAGGCGTGCAATGCGGTATCCCTGATTCAGGCACGGGTTCCCGCACCCGCCGGGTGTGTCACCCGCCCGCTCGATATCGATGTACGGCGGCACATCTTTTACGCGTGGCACTCCGGCACTCCCCAGAGCATCGTCCGCTTTCAGTACGACTTCCTCCGCGCCGGTTATCGGAAGCTCGCCTTCCGTAACCCGGCATACCGGCAATTCATAGAATCGGAGCCGCAGCGCTTTGCGGAATTGCACAATACGGTATAG
- a CDS encoding alpha/beta fold hydrolase produces the protein MANFTAHGINQYYELHGNPVDPPVLLISGLGGIGASWGPQVERFAERYYVILPDQRGTGRTTRTTDGHATEQLAADMAALVEHLDLGPVHVVGESTGGAIAQYMALNHPDAVRSLVMSSSFARFDAYTKREFAVRRTLLAESDRETIYNLYAVFLFAPRYTREHPERVQAWIDRILANPVEPQDHRIAVQRTEMIIAHDALAKLGDIRQPTLVLCGDHDACTPQPLSEEIAAGVPGAELAVIAEGGHLIELEQPEEYFRIVSSFLDRQLSND, from the coding sequence ATGGCCAATTTCACCGCTCACGGCATCAACCAGTACTACGAACTCCACGGCAACCCGGTCGACCCGCCGGTACTGCTCATCTCCGGGCTGGGCGGAATCGGCGCCAGCTGGGGGCCGCAGGTCGAGCGCTTCGCCGAGCGCTACTACGTGATCCTGCCCGACCAGCGCGGCACGGGGCGCACCACGCGCACCACCGACGGTCACGCGACCGAGCAACTCGCCGCGGACATGGCCGCCCTGGTCGAGCATCTCGACCTGGGGCCGGTCCACGTCGTCGGCGAGTCGACCGGCGGTGCGATCGCCCAGTACATGGCGCTGAACCACCCGGATGCGGTCCGTTCACTCGTGATGTCGTCGAGCTTCGCCCGCTTCGACGCCTACACCAAGCGTGAGTTCGCAGTGCGCCGCACGCTGCTCGCCGAATCCGACCGGGAAACCATCTACAACCTCTACGCGGTGTTCCTGTTCGCCCCGCGCTACACCCGCGAGCATCCCGAGCGCGTGCAGGCGTGGATCGACCGGATCCTGGCGAATCCCGTAGAACCGCAGGATCATCGGATCGCTGTGCAACGTACCGAGATGATCATCGCCCACGACGCTTTGGCGAAGCTGGGTGACATCCGGCAGCCGACACTGGTGCTGTGCGGCGATCATGACGCATGCACACCGCAACCGCTATCGGAGGAGATCGCTGCCGGCGTGCCCGGGGCGGAGCTGGCCGTAATCGCCGAGGGCGGGCACCTGATCGAGCTCGAGCAGCCGGAGGAGTACTTCCGGATTGTGAGCTCCTTCCTGGACCGGCAACTGTCCAACGATTAG